One part of the Homo sapiens chromosome 19, GRCh38.p14 Primary Assembly genome encodes these proteins:
- the TMEM147 gene encoding BOS complex subunit TMEM147 isoform 3 (isoform 3 is encoded by transcript variant 3) yields MTLFHFGNCFALAYFPYFITYKCSGLSEYNAFWKCVQAGVTYLFVQLCKMLFLATFFPTWEGGIYDFIGVHYIVASAQVWMITRYDLYHTFRPAVLLLMFLSVYKAFVMETFVHLCSLGSWAALLARAVVTGLLALSTLALYVAVVNVHS; encoded by the exons ATGACCCTGTTTCACTTCGGGAACTGCTTCGCTCTTGCCTACTTCCCCTACTTCATCACCTACAAGTGCAGCGGCCT GTCCGAGTACAACGCCTTCTGGAAATGCGTCCAGGCTGGAGTCACCTACCTCTTTGTCCAACTCTGCAAG ATGCTGTTCTTGGCCACTTTCTTTCCCACCTGGGAAGGCGGCATCTATGACTTCATTGGG GTCCATTACATCGTCGCGTCTGCTCAGGTCTGGATGATAACACGCTATGATCTGTACCACACCTTCCGGCCAGCTGTCCTCCTGCTGATGTTCCTCAGTGTCTACAAGGCCTTTGTTATGGA GACCTTCGTCCACCTCTGCTCGCTGGGCAGTTGGGCAGCTCTACTGGCCCGAGCAGTGGTAACGGGGCTGCTGGCCCTCAGCACTTTGGCCCTGTATGTCGCCGTTGTCAATGTGCACTCCTAG
- the TMEM147 gene encoding BOS complex subunit TMEM147 isoform 2 (isoform 2 is encoded by transcript variant 2), protein MLFLATFFPTWEGGIYDFIGEFMKASVDVADLIGLNLVMSRNAGKGEYKIMVAALGWATAELIMSRCIPLWVGARGIEFDWKYIQMSIDSNISLVHYIVASAQVWMITRYDLYHTFRPAVLLLMFLSVYKAFVMETFVHLCSLGSWAALLARAVVTGLLALSTLALYVAVVNVHS, encoded by the exons ATGCTGTTCTTGGCCACTTTCTTTCCCACCTGGGAAGGCGGCATCTATGACTTCATTGGG GAGTTCATGAAGGCCAGCGTGGATGTGGCAGACCTGATAGGTCTAAACCTTGTCATGTCCCGGAATGCCGGCAAGGGAGAGTACAAGATCATGGTTGCTGCCCTGGGCTGGGCCACTGCTGAGCTTATTATGTCCCG CTGCATTCCCCTATGGGTCGGAGCCCGGGGCATTGAGTTTGACTGGAAGTACATCCAGATGAGCATAGACTCCAACATCAGTCTG GTCCATTACATCGTCGCGTCTGCTCAGGTCTGGATGATAACACGCTATGATCTGTACCACACCTTCCGGCCAGCTGTCCTCCTGCTGATGTTCCTCAGTGTCTACAAGGCCTTTGTTATGGA GACCTTCGTCCACCTCTGCTCGCTGGGCAGTTGGGCAGCTCTACTGGCCCGAGCAGTGGTAACGGGGCTGCTGGCCCTCAGCACTTTGGCCCTGTATGTCGCCGTTGTCAATGTGCACTCCTAG
- the ATP4A gene encoding potassium-transporting ATPase alpha chain 1, whose protein sequence is MGKAENYELYSVELGPGPGGDMAAKMSKKKKAGGGGGKRKEKLENMKKEMEINDHQLSVAELEQKYQTSATKGLSASLAAELLLRDGPNALRPPRGTPEYVKFARQLAGGLQCLMWVAAAICLIAFAIQASEGDLTTDDNLYLAIALIAVVVVTGCFGYYQEFKSTNIIASFKNLVPQQATVIRDGDKFQINADQLVVGDLVEMKGGDRVPADIRILAAQGCKVDNSSLTGESEPQTRSPECTHESPLETRNIAFFSTMCLEGTVQGLVVNTGDRTIIGRIASLASGVENEKTPIAIEIEHFVDIIAGLAILFGATFFIVAMCIGYTFLRAMVFFMAIVVAYVPEGLLATVTVCLSLTAKRLASKNCVVKNLEAVETLGSTSVICSDKTGTLTQNRMTVSHLWFDNHIHTADTTEDQSGQTFDQSSETWRALCRVLTLCNRAAFKSGQDAVPVPKRIVIGDASETALLKFSELTLGNAMGYRDRFPKVCEIPFNSTNKFQLSIHTLEDPRDPRHLLVMKGAPERVLERCSSILIKGQELPLDEQWREAFQTAYLSLGGLGERVLGFCQLYLNEKDYPPGYAFDVEAMNFPSSGLCFAGLVSMIDPPRATVPDAVLKCRTAGIRVIMVTGDHPITAKAIAASVGIISEGSETVEDIAARLRVPVDQVNRKDARACVINGMQLKDMDPSELVEALRTHPEMVFARTSPQQKLVIVESCQRLGAIVAVTGDGVNDSPALKKADIGVAMGIAGSDAAKNAADMILLDDNFASIVTGVEQGRLIFDNLKKSIAYTLTKNIPELTPYLIYITVSVPLPLGCITILFIELCTDIFPSVSLAYEKAESDIMHLRPRNPKRDRLVNEPLAAYSYFQIGAIQSFAGFTDYFTAMAQEGWFPLLCVGLRAQWEDHHLQDLQDSYGQEWTFGQRLYQQYTCYTVFFISIEVCQIADVLIRKTRRLSAFQQGFFRNKILVIAIVFQVCIGCFLCYCPGMPNIFNFMPIRFQWWLVPLPYGILIFVYDEIRKLGVRCCPGSWWDQELYY, encoded by the exons ATGGGGAAGGCC GAGAACTATGAGCTCTACTCGGTGGAGCTGGGTCCTGGCCCTGGCGGGGACATGGCTGCCAAGATGAGCAAGAAGAAGAAGGCGGGTGGCGGGGGTGGCAAGAGGAAGGAGAAGCTGGAGAACATGAAGAAGGAGATGGAGATT AACGACCACCAGCTGTCAGTGGCGGAGCTGGAACAGAAATACCAGACCAGTGCCACCAAG GGCCTCTCTGCGAGCCTGGCTGCTGAGCTGCTGCTGCGGGATGGGCCCAACGCACTGCGGCCACCACGGGGCACCCCAGAGTACGTCAAGTTCGCGAGGCAGCTGGCCGGGGGCCTGCAGTGCCTCATGTGGGTTGCCGCCGCCATCTGCCTCATCGCCTTTGCCATCCAGGCTAGTGAGGGGGACCTCACCACCGACGACAAT CTGTACCTGGCAATCGCTCTCATTGCTGTGGTTGTCGTCACCGGCTGCTTTGGCTACtaccaggaattcaagagcacCAACATCATCGCCAGCTTTAAGAACCTTGTGCCACAG CAAGCCACTGTCATCCGCGATGGAGACAAATTCCAGATCAACGCTGACCAACTGGTGGTGGGCGACCTGGTGGAGATGAAAGGTGGGGACAGAGTGCCCGCCGACATCCGCATCCTGGCGGCCCAGGGCTGCAAGGTGGACAACTCCTCGCTGACAGGGGAGTCTGAGCCACAGACCCGCTCACCCGAGTGCACGCACGAGAGCCCTCTGGAGACCCGCAACATCGCCTTCTTCTCCACCATGTGCCTTGAGG GCACCGTGCAGGGCCTGGTGGTGAACACGGGCGACCGCACCATCATTGGGCGCATCGCATCGCTGGCGTCGGGGGTGGAAAACGAGAAGACACCCATCGCTATCGAGATCGAGCATTTTGTGGACATCATCGCGGGCCTGGCCATTCTCTTCGGTGCCACATTTTTTATTGTGGCCATGTGCATTGGCTACACCTTCCTGCGGGCCATGGTCTTCTTCATGGCCATCGTGGTGGCCTATGTGCCTGAGGGGCTGCTGGCCACTGTCACA gtctgcctgtCCCTGACAGCCAAGCGCCTGGCCAGTAAGAACTGCGTGGTCAAGAACCTGGAGGCGGTGGAGACATTGGGCTCCACTTCGGTGATCTGCTCGGACAAGACAGGGACTCTCACTCAGAACCGCATGACTGTGTCCCATCTGTGGTTTGACAACCACATCCACACAGCTGACACCACGGAAGACCAGTCag GGCAGACGTTTGACCAGTCCTCGGAGACGTGGCGGGCGCTGTGCCGGGTGCTCACCCTGTGCAACCGCGCCGCCTTCAAGTCCGGCCAGGATGCAGTGCCTGTGCCCAAG CGCATCGTGATTGGAGACGCATCGGAGACGGCGCTGCTCAAGTTCTCGGAGCTGACGCTGGGCAACGCCATGGGCTACCGGGACCGCTTCCCAAAAGTCTGCGAGATACCCTTCAACTCCACCAACAAGTTCCAG CTGTCCATCCATACGCTGGAGGACCCGCGGGACCCGCGACACTTGCTGGTGATGAAGGGCGCCCCCGAGCGCGTGCTGGAGCGCTGCAGCTCCATCCTTATCAAGGGCCAGGAGCTGCCGCTGGACGAGCAGTGGCGCGAGGCCTTCCAGACCGCCTACCTCAGCCTGGGAGGCCTGGGCGAACGCGTGCTCG GCTTCTGCCAGCTCTACCTGAATGAGAAGGACTACCCGCCTGGCTATGCCTTCGACGTAGAGGCCATGAACTTTCCATCTAGCGGCCTCTGCTTTGCGGGACTTGTATCCATGATTGACCCACCCCGGGCCACCGTCCCTGATGCTGTGCTCAAGTGTCGCACCGCAGGCATCCGG GTGATCATGGTAACGGGTGACCACCCCATCACCGCCAAGGCCATTGCAGCCAGTGTGGGCATCATCTCGGAAGGCAGCGAGACAGTGGAGGACATCGCTGCCCGCCTCCGTGTGCCCGTAGACCAGGTTAATCGCAA GGATGCCCGTGCCTGTGTGATCAATGGCATGCAGCTGAAGGACATGGACCCATCGGAACTGGTCGAGGCCCTGCGCACCCACCCCGAGATGGTGTTTGCGCGCACCAGCCCCCAGCAGAAGCTGGTGATCGTGGAGAGCTGCCAGCGGCTG GGTGCGATTGTGGCCGTCACGGGGGATGGTGTGAATGACTCCCCAGCTCTGAAGAAGGCAGACATCGGAGTAGCCATGGGCATCGCTGGCTCAGATGCTGCCAAAAATGCAGCTGACATGATCCTGCTGGATGACAACTTTGCCTCCATTGTGACAGGCGTGGAGCAGG GTCGACTGATCTTCGACAACCTGAAGAAGTCTATTGCCTACACATTGACCAAGAACATCCCAGAGCTGACACCCTACCTCATCTACATCACCGTCAGCGTGCCCCTGCCCCTCGGGTGCATCACCATCCTCTTCATCGAACTCTGCACTGACATT TTCCCATCTGTGTCCCTGGCATATGAAAAGGCCGAGAGTGACATCATGCACCTGCGTCCACGCAACCCAAAGCGTGACAGATTGGTCAACGAGCCCCTGGCTGCCTACTCCTACTTCCAGATTG GTGCCATTCAGTCCTTTGCTGGCTTCACTGACTACTTCACGGCAATGGCCCAGGAGGGCTGGTTCCCACTGCTGTGCGTGGGGCTGCGGGCGCAGTGGGAGGACCACCACCTACAAGATCTGCAGGACAGCTACGGCCAGGAGTGG ACATTCGGGCAGCGCCTGTACCAGCAGTACACCTGCTACACCGTGTTCTTCATCAGCATTGAGGTGTGCCAGATCGCCGATGTCCTCATCCGCAAGACGCGCCGTCTCTCTGCCTTCCAGCAAGGCTTCTTCAG GAATAAGATCCTGGTGATCGCCATCGTGTTCCAGGTCTGCATCGGCTGCTTCCTGTGCTACTGCCCCGGCATGCCCAACATCTTCAACTTCATGCCCATTCG GTTCCAGTGGTGGCTGGTCCCCCTGCCCTACGGCATCCTCATCTTCGTCTATGATGAGATCCGGAAGCTTGGAGTTCGCTGTTGCCCAGGGA gctggtggGACCAGGAACTCTACTATTAG
- the GAPDHS gene encoding glyceraldehyde-3-phosphate dehydrogenase, testis-specific: MSKRDIVLTNVTVVQLLRQPCPVTRAPPPPEPKAEVEPQPQPEPTPVREEIKPPPPPLPPHPATPPPKMVSVARELTVGINGFGRIGRLVLRACMEKGVKVVAVNDPFIDPEYMVYMFKYDSTHGRYKGSVEFRNGQLVVDNHEISVYQCKEPKQIPWRAVGSPYVVESTGVYLSIQAASDHISAGAQRVVISAPSPDAPMFVMGVNENDYNPGSMNIVSNASCTTNCLAPLAKVIHERFGIVEGLMTTVHSYTATQKTVDGPSRKAWRDGRGAHQNIIPASTGAAKAVTKVIPELKGKLTGMAFRVPTPDVSVVDLTCRLAQPAPYSAIKEAVKAAAKGPMAGILAYTEDEVVSTDFLGDTHSSIFDAKAGIALNDNFVKLISWYDNEYGYSHRVVDLLRYMFSRDK; this comes from the exons ATGTCGAAGCGCGACATCGTCCTCACCAATGTCACCGTTGTCCAGTTGCTGCGACAGCCGTGCCCGG TGACCAGAGCACCGCCCCCACCTGAGCCTAAGGCTGAAGTAGAGCCCCAGCCACAACCAGAGCCCACACCAGTCAGGGAGGAAATAAAGCCACCACCGCCACCACTGCCTCCTCACCCCGCTACTCCTCCTCCTAAGATGGTGTCTGTGGCCCGGGAGCTGACTGTGGGCATCAATGG ATTTGGACGCATCGGTCGCCTGGTCCTGCGCGCCTGCATGGAGAAGGGTGTTAAGGTGGTGGCTGTGAATGATCCATTCATTGACCCGGAATACATG GTGTACATGTTTAAGTATGACTCCACCCACGGCCGATACAAGGGAAGTGTGGAATTCAGGAATGGACAACTGGTCGTGGACAACCATGAGATCTCTGTCTACCAGTG CAAAGAGCCCAAACAGATCCCCTGGAGGGCTGTCGGGAGCCCCTACGTGGTGGAGTCCACAGGCGTGTACCTCTCCATACAGGCAGCTTCG GACCACATCTCTGCAGGTGCTCAACGTGTGGTCATCTCCGCGCCCTCACCGGATGCACCAATGTTCGTCATGGGTGTCAATGAAAATGACTATAACCCTGGCTCCATGAACATTGTGAG CAACGCGTCCTGCACCACCAACTGTTTGGCTCCCCTCGCCAAAGTCATCCACGAGCGATTTGGGATCGTGGAAGGGTTGATG ACCACAGTCCATTCCTACACGGCCACCCAGAAGACAGTGGACGGGCCATCAAGGAAGGCCTGGCGAGATGGGCGGGGTGCCCACCAGAACATCATCCCAGCCTCCACTGGGGCTGCGAAAGCTGTGACCAAAGTCATCCCAGAGCTCAAAGG GAAGCTGACAGGGATGGCGTTCCGGGTACCAACCCCGGATGTGTCTGTCGTGGACCTGACCTGCCGCCTCGCCCAGCCTGCCCCCTACTCAGCCATCAAGGAGGCTGTAAAAGCAGCAGCCAAGGGGCCCATGGCTGGCATCCTTGCCTACACCGAGGATGAG GTCGTCTCTACGGACTTCCTCGGTGATACCCACTCGTCCATCTTCGATGCTAAGGCCGGCATTGCGCTCAATGACAATTTCGTGAAGCTCATTTCATG GTACGACAACGAATATGGCTACAGTCACCGGGTGGTCGACCTCCTCCGCTACATGTTCAGCCGAGACAAGTGA
- the TMEM147 gene encoding BOS complex subunit TMEM147 isoform 1 (isoform 1 is encoded by transcript variant 1) → MTLFHFGNCFALAYFPYFITYKCSGLSEYNAFWKCVQAGVTYLFVQLCKMLFLATFFPTWEGGIYDFIGEFMKASVDVADLIGLNLVMSRNAGKGEYKIMVAALGWATAELIMSRCIPLWVGARGIEFDWKYIQMSIDSNISLVHYIVASAQVWMITRYDLYHTFRPAVLLLMFLSVYKAFVMETFVHLCSLGSWAALLARAVVTGLLALSTLALYVAVVNVHS, encoded by the exons ATGACCCTGTTTCACTTCGGGAACTGCTTCGCTCTTGCCTACTTCCCCTACTTCATCACCTACAAGTGCAGCGGCCT GTCCGAGTACAACGCCTTCTGGAAATGCGTCCAGGCTGGAGTCACCTACCTCTTTGTCCAACTCTGCAAG ATGCTGTTCTTGGCCACTTTCTTTCCCACCTGGGAAGGCGGCATCTATGACTTCATTGGG GAGTTCATGAAGGCCAGCGTGGATGTGGCAGACCTGATAGGTCTAAACCTTGTCATGTCCCGGAATGCCGGCAAGGGAGAGTACAAGATCATGGTTGCTGCCCTGGGCTGGGCCACTGCTGAGCTTATTATGTCCCG CTGCATTCCCCTATGGGTCGGAGCCCGGGGCATTGAGTTTGACTGGAAGTACATCCAGATGAGCATAGACTCCAACATCAGTCTG GTCCATTACATCGTCGCGTCTGCTCAGGTCTGGATGATAACACGCTATGATCTGTACCACACCTTCCGGCCAGCTGTCCTCCTGCTGATGTTCCTCAGTGTCTACAAGGCCTTTGTTATGGA GACCTTCGTCCACCTCTGCTCGCTGGGCAGTTGGGCAGCTCTACTGGCCCGAGCAGTGGTAACGGGGCTGCTGGCCCTCAGCACTTTGGCCCTGTATGTCGCCGTTGTCAATGTGCACTCCTAG